Proteins from one Bacteroidota bacterium genomic window:
- a CDS encoding SAM-dependent chlorinase/fluorinase, with protein MPLVTLTTDFGLDDAYVAAMKGVILSVAPGLRTVDVSHGVTPQDVMGAAFVLREAAPYFPDGTVHLAVVDPGVGTARRPIAARIGGHLFVGPDNGLFSLLLDPGSASGAGSAEPEAVVVLDRPAFWRTPEPSRTFHGRDIFAPVAAHLASGRTLGEVGSRTDGLQRLHWVRARADAEGLQGWVAHIDRFGNAVTNIPAALLLAHRAGRPLKCYVGSAILTGLEETYADVEVGEPVALVGSSGWLEVGVRDGDAAALLSIHKGSAVNVVFGDRD; from the coding sequence GTGCCCCTCGTCACCCTCACCACCGACTTCGGCCTCGACGACGCCTACGTGGCGGCGATGAAGGGCGTCATCCTGTCGGTGGCGCCCGGCCTCCGCACGGTCGACGTGTCGCACGGCGTGACGCCGCAGGACGTGATGGGAGCGGCCTTCGTGCTCCGCGAGGCGGCTCCGTACTTCCCGGACGGTACGGTCCACCTCGCCGTCGTCGACCCCGGCGTGGGGACGGCCCGCCGGCCGATTGCGGCGCGGATCGGGGGGCACCTGTTCGTCGGGCCAGACAACGGACTGTTCTCGCTCCTGCTAGACCCCGGATCGGCGTCCGGGGCAGGCTCCGCCGAGCCCGAGGCCGTCGTCGTCCTCGACCGGCCGGCGTTCTGGCGGACGCCGGAGCCGAGCCGGACCTTCCACGGGCGCGACATCTTCGCCCCCGTCGCGGCGCACCTCGCCTCGGGCCGCACGCTCGGCGAGGTCGGCTCGCGGACGGACGGGCTGCAGCGGCTCCACTGGGTCCGCGCCCGCGCCGACGCCGAGGGGCTCCAGGGCTGGGTCGCCCACATCGACCGCTTCGGCAACGCCGTCACCAACATTCCGGCGGCGCTGCTGCTGGCCCACCGCGCCGGGCGCCCGCTCAAGTGCTACGTCGGCTCGGCGATCCTGACGGGGCTGGAGGAGACCTACGCCGACGTGGAGGTCGGCGAGCCGGTCGCGCTCGTCGGCTCGTCGGGCTGGCTCGAGGTCGGGGTGCGCGACGGCGACGCGGCGGCGCTGCTGAGCATCCACAAAGGCAGCGCGGTCAACGTCGTGTTCGGGGACCGCGACTGA
- a CDS encoding DUF2188 domain-containing protein has translation MPRKTQHVVRTPGGWSVKKGGAKRASRTFSTQKEAISYGKDLSRKQGAELYIHRRDGMIREKNSYGKDPHPPRG, from the coding sequence ATGCCCAGAAAAACACAGCATGTCGTCCGCACCCCCGGCGGGTGGAGCGTGAAGAAGGGGGGGGCGAAGAGAGCCTCGAGGACTTTCAGCACCCAGAAGGAAGCAATCTCCTACGGAAAAGACCTCAGCAGAAAGCAAGGTGCCGAGCTGTATATCCACCGTAGGGACGGAATGATTAGGGAGAAGAACTCTTACGGCAAAGACCCGCATCCTCCCCGCGGATAG
- a CDS encoding lysophospholipid acyltransferase family protein: MSDEEKQAPLEADTVTECPRLGPIAVALGAVRLVSVLLVVALGTVFVLLVGWVRVRGVRLGGWIVMGMAHVTWAIFGVRIRCDEVGRLRSHRGFLFPNHRSYADIAVLLHLFPVRFLSQHKVERMPFIGWLAKAVGTVFVNRESKASRAEARRELAETMAARSHPPLVLFPEGGINRAPGLQPLRRGAFEVAAEGSVPYLLAAIRYSDEAAVRWHEGEPLMQAVWRLARHRGTITADVAILETVHPTSTDEADALVAHAKSVLERALLA; the protein is encoded by the coding sequence ATGTCGGACGAAGAAAAGCAGGCGCCGCTTGAGGCCGACACGGTGACAGAATGTCCGCGGCTTGGTCCCATCGCCGTGGCGCTCGGTGCGGTCCGGCTCGTGTCGGTGCTGCTCGTCGTCGCGCTCGGTACGGTCTTCGTGCTGCTCGTGGGATGGGTGCGCGTTCGCGGAGTTCGGCTTGGCGGGTGGATCGTGATGGGCATGGCGCACGTCACCTGGGCGATCTTCGGCGTCCGGATCCGGTGCGACGAGGTCGGGCGGCTGCGGTCGCATCGCGGATTCCTCTTTCCGAACCACCGCTCCTACGCCGACATCGCGGTGCTGCTTCACCTCTTCCCAGTGCGGTTTCTGAGCCAGCACAAAGTCGAGCGGATGCCCTTCATCGGGTGGCTGGCGAAGGCGGTCGGGACGGTCTTCGTTAACCGCGAGAGCAAGGCGTCGCGGGCCGAGGCGCGGCGCGAGCTGGCCGAGACGATGGCGGCCCGGAGCCATCCCCCGCTCGTGCTCTTTCCCGAGGGCGGGATCAACCGCGCACCGGGCCTGCAACCGCTCCGGCGCGGCGCGTTCGAAGTCGCCGCCGAAGGCTCGGTGCCGTACCTGCTGGCCGCGATCCGCTACAGCGACGAGGCCGCCGTCCGCTGGCACGAGGGCGAGCCCCTGATGCAGGCCGTCTGGCGCCTCGCCCGGCACCGGGGCACCATCACGGCCGACGTAGCGATTCTGGAGACCGTGCACCCGACCTCGACGGACGAGGCCGACGCGCTCGTTGCGCATGCCAAGTCCGTGCTCGAGAGGGCGTTGCTGGCGTGA
- a CDS encoding type II toxin-antitoxin system VapC family toxin, producing MIRYLLDTNIVSEPTRQRPAPQVQARVEAHAQEAAVASAVWHELLHGLERMPTGRKREFLARYLFSVVRPAMPILSFDADAAEWLARERARLEALGKPRPALGGIVAAIAATRGLILVTRNTGDFEGYQGLHVENWFAS from the coding sequence GTGATCCGCTACCTCCTCGATACCAACATCGTCTCCGAACCGACACGGCAGCGACCGGCCCCGCAGGTGCAGGCGCGGGTTGAGGCGCACGCGCAAGAGGCAGCCGTGGCCAGCGCGGTCTGGCACGAACTGCTCCACGGGCTCGAACGGATGCCGACCGGGCGAAAGCGAGAGTTTCTCGCCCGCTATCTCTTCAGCGTGGTGCGCCCGGCGATGCCTATCCTCTCGTTCGACGCAGACGCTGCCGAGTGGCTAGCCCGGGAGCGTGCGCGGCTCGAAGCGCTGGGGAAGCCCCGCCCCGCGCTCGGTGGAATCGTCGCTGCCATAGCCGCCACGCGCGGCCTCATCCTCGTCACCCGCAACACCGGCGACTTTGAGGGCTACCAGGGCCTCCACGTCGAGAACTGGTTCGCCTCCTGA
- a CDS encoding YbjQ family protein yields the protein MDSALIPITSADHLPGETIVDHIDVVYGNTVRAKHLGRDIMAGLKTVVGGEIRGYTEMLREARDEALDRMKEDALDLGADAVINVRFTTSMVMQGMAEMLAYGTAVRLKD from the coding sequence ATGGACAGCGCCCTCATTCCCATTACCTCCGCCGACCACCTGCCTGGCGAGACCATCGTCGACCACATCGACGTGGTCTACGGCAACACGGTCCGCGCCAAGCACCTCGGCCGCGACATCATGGCGGGGCTCAAGACGGTCGTCGGAGGCGAGATCCGGGGCTACACCGAGATGCTCCGCGAGGCCCGCGACGAGGCCCTGGACCGCATGAAGGAGGACGCCCTCGACCTCGGGGCCGACGCCGTGATCAACGTCCGCTTCACGACGAGCATGGTGATGCAGGGCATGGCCGAGATGCTGGCCTACGGCACGGCGGTCCGGCTCAAGGACTGA
- a CDS encoding HAMP domain-containing sensor histidine kinase: protein MKAYRTSVKIKLGLIVAAVLIAVASLWYTNDLANRLMRQEQEAIQLWARAIEYQTQVDSENPYQDAFAQLEGLLRGPAAEPLPRRSLDSLRAALQWARSMPASDEINFVFNEIVQPERFYVPAIITDTTLSLVVTSRNVDVDSSRTQEQIDADLLREAAAFDAIHPPIRLDLGDGLDVQLIHYGESDTVRTLRWFPFVQFLFVGLFILVGYLGFSYVRRSEQSSLWVGMAKEAAHQLGTPISSIMGWTELLRAGNGVPNAQVADELDKDVGRLHRVADRFQKIGSVPALEAQPLAPVTESIADYVRRRLPSAGRRVELEVDVPPGLWVSANRELFEWVVENLLKNALDALEGEAGTITVRGYRTPGRAGTVTLDVRDTGKGIERSAARHVFRPGFSTKQRGWGLGLSLAKRIVEDYHGGTLTLAETRPGQGTTFRIVLAEAEPVADAAAEPHPEAFSPRPVS from the coding sequence ATGAAGGCGTACCGCACGTCCGTCAAGATCAAGCTCGGCCTTATCGTGGCCGCCGTGCTCATCGCGGTCGCGTCGCTGTGGTACACGAACGACCTCGCCAACCGGCTGATGCGGCAGGAGCAGGAGGCGATCCAGCTCTGGGCGCGGGCCATCGAGTACCAGACCCAGGTCGACTCCGAGAACCCGTACCAGGACGCCTTCGCCCAGCTCGAAGGGCTGCTGCGCGGACCTGCGGCGGAGCCGCTGCCGCGACGCTCGCTCGACTCGCTCCGGGCCGCCCTCCAGTGGGCGCGCTCGATGCCCGCCTCGGACGAGATCAACTTCGTCTTCAACGAGATCGTCCAGCCCGAGCGCTTCTACGTCCCCGCGATCATCACCGACACCACGCTCAGCCTCGTCGTCACGAGCCGCAACGTGGACGTGGATTCGTCGCGGACCCAGGAGCAGATCGACGCCGACCTGCTGCGCGAGGCTGCCGCGTTCGACGCCATCCACCCGCCGATCCGGCTCGACCTCGGCGACGGGCTCGACGTACAGCTCATCCACTACGGCGAGAGCGACACCGTCCGCACGCTTCGGTGGTTTCCGTTCGTGCAGTTCCTCTTCGTCGGCCTCTTCATCCTCGTCGGCTACCTCGGGTTCAGCTACGTCCGGCGGAGCGAGCAGTCGAGCCTCTGGGTCGGGATGGCGAAGGAGGCGGCGCATCAGCTCGGCACGCCGATCTCCAGCATCATGGGCTGGACCGAGCTCCTCCGCGCGGGCAACGGCGTCCCCAACGCGCAGGTCGCCGACGAGCTCGACAAGGACGTCGGCCGCCTCCACCGCGTCGCCGACCGGTTCCAGAAGATTGGCTCGGTCCCAGCGCTGGAGGCGCAGCCGCTCGCGCCGGTCACCGAGTCCATCGCCGACTACGTCCGCCGCCGCCTCCCGTCGGCCGGGCGCCGGGTGGAGCTGGAGGTGGACGTGCCGCCTGGCCTCTGGGTCTCGGCCAACCGCGAGCTGTTCGAGTGGGTCGTCGAGAACCTCCTCAAGAACGCGCTCGACGCCCTCGAGGGCGAGGCCGGGACGATCACCGTCCGGGGCTACCGAACGCCGGGCCGGGCGGGGACCGTCACGCTCGACGTGCGCGACACCGGCAAGGGCATCGAGCGCAGCGCCGCCCGTCACGTCTTCCGCCCCGGTTTCTCGACTAAGCAGCGCGGGTGGGGCCTCGGCCTGAGCCTCGCCAAGCGGATCGTCGAGGACTACCACGGCGGCACGCTGACGCTCGCCGAGACGCGCCCCGGCCAGGGCACCACGTTCCGCATCGTCCTCGCCGAGGCCGAGCCGGTCGCCGACGCTGCGGCCGAGCCGCACCCGGAAGCGTTCAGCCCGCGCCCGGTTTCGTAA
- a CDS encoding adenylosuccinate synthase, producing the protein MPVTIVIGSQWGDEGKGKVVDLLAPDVDIVARYQGGANAGHTIAWDDKKFVLHLIPSGIFHAGTTCVIGNGVVIDPVALMKEISTIKELGFEVEGRLFISHNAHLIMPYHKAVEQARERYRDAGAIGTTGRGIGPAYVDKFARTGIRVVDLLDRDVLRRKLKDAIDEKNAILRGVYDAETLDVDQMIEEYVAFDHEIDPFVKNTTEYLNAALKDGQRVLAEGAQGSLLDVDFGTYPFVTSSHPTAGGCCTGLGVPPTAVDRVIGIVKAYSTRVGNGPFPTELDGDAEHDPAGIGQKLRDVGQEYGATTGRPRRCGWLDLVALRYTTAVNGFTDLAVTKLDVLAGLDELKVCTRYRIGGKETDRFPNDLATLERAEPVYESFAGFGDVTGADSLDALPGTARDYLGFMSDFLDVPIAMVSTGPKRSETLRV; encoded by the coding sequence ATGCCTGTTACAATTGTCATCGGAAGCCAGTGGGGCGATGAGGGAAAGGGCAAGGTCGTGGACCTGCTCGCGCCCGACGTAGACATCGTCGCCCGCTACCAGGGCGGCGCCAACGCCGGCCACACGATTGCGTGGGACGACAAGAAGTTCGTCCTCCACCTCATCCCGAGCGGCATCTTCCACGCCGGCACGACCTGCGTCATCGGCAACGGCGTCGTGATCGACCCGGTGGCGCTGATGAAGGAGATCAGCACGATCAAGGAGCTGGGCTTCGAGGTCGAGGGGCGGCTGTTCATCAGCCACAACGCGCACCTCATCATGCCCTACCACAAGGCCGTCGAGCAGGCGCGCGAGCGCTACCGCGACGCCGGCGCGATCGGCACGACGGGGCGCGGGATCGGCCCGGCCTACGTAGACAAGTTCGCCCGCACCGGCATCCGCGTCGTCGACCTCCTCGACCGCGACGTGCTCCGCCGCAAGCTGAAAGATGCCATCGACGAGAAGAACGCGATCCTACGCGGGGTCTACGACGCCGAGACGCTCGACGTGGACCAGATGATCGAGGAGTACGTCGCCTTCGACCACGAGATCGACCCCTTCGTCAAGAACACGACGGAGTACCTGAACGCCGCGCTGAAAGACGGGCAGCGCGTCCTCGCCGAAGGTGCGCAGGGCAGCCTGCTCGACGTGGACTTCGGGACCTACCCCTTCGTGACGAGTAGCCACCCGACGGCCGGCGGGTGCTGCACCGGCCTCGGCGTCCCGCCGACGGCCGTCGACCGCGTGATTGGGATCGTCAAGGCCTACTCGACGCGCGTCGGCAACGGGCCCTTCCCGACCGAACTCGACGGCGACGCCGAGCACGATCCGGCGGGCATCGGGCAGAAACTCCGCGACGTGGGACAGGAGTACGGCGCGACGACGGGCCGCCCCCGCCGCTGCGGCTGGCTCGACCTCGTCGCGCTCCGCTACACGACCGCCGTCAACGGCTTCACCGACCTCGCCGTCACCAAGCTCGACGTGCTCGCCGGGCTGGACGAGCTCAAGGTCTGCACCCGCTACCGCATCGGCGGCAAGGAGACCGACCGCTTCCCGAACGACCTCGCCACGCTGGAGCGCGCCGAGCCGGTCTACGAGAGCTTCGCCGGCTTCGGCGACGTGACCGGGGCCGACTCGCTGGACGCGCTGCCCGGCACGGCCCGCGACTACCTCGGCTTTATGTCTGACTTCCTCGACGTACCGATTGCGATGGTCTCGACGGGCCCGAAGCGCTCGGAGACGCTGCGCGTCTGA
- a CDS encoding STAS domain-containing protein has protein sequence MRFKTEERYNAVVLQLKGDVMGGPDGAKLHDQLRELKEAGQQNLVIDLSKVRFMNSSGLGMLIGGLATMRNAGGDLRLANATDRIQSLLMIAKLLTVFKHYESVDEAVESYNEEPAGDAAAEG, from the coding sequence ATGCGATTCAAAACCGAAGAGCGCTACAACGCGGTCGTCCTCCAACTCAAAGGTGACGTGATGGGCGGCCCGGACGGCGCGAAGCTGCACGACCAGCTCCGCGAGCTCAAGGAGGCCGGTCAGCAGAACCTCGTGATCGACCTCTCGAAGGTCCGCTTCATGAACTCCAGCGGTCTCGGCATGCTCATCGGCGGCCTCGCCACCATGCGCAACGCCGGCGGCGACCTCCGCCTCGCCAACGCCACCGACCGCATCCAGTCGCTGCTGATGATCGCCAAGCTGCTGACGGTCTTCAAGCACTACGAGTCGGTCGACGAGGCCGTGGAGAGCTACAACGAGGAGCCGGCAGGCGACGCTGCCGCCGAAGGCTAG
- the secF gene encoding protein translocase subunit SecF, with protein MRIFENTSFEFIPKRRTAYLISGTLIVLSIFALVTRGLETGIDFQGGTEFVIETGEALPIPGVRDALASAFGGVQPEVKTYDNDETLLIRTTAGGDNIDALQSNAVNAMQAAYPQATVNVVKIDSVGPRFADDLKRGAIWAVLASLGVIFLYIMLRFEWRFSAGAVAALAHDVTITLGIFAMFHHLLPFSLQIDQAIIAALLTIVGYSLNDTVVVFDRIREYTNLFKTEDYAKVVDRSINSTLSRPLVTSGTTLIVVLTLFIFGGEVLRGFAFALIVGVVIGTYSSVFVASPVLVELKQRALAAKAA; from the coding sequence ATGCGCATTTTCGAAAACACCAGCTTCGAGTTCATCCCGAAGCGCCGGACGGCCTACCTCATCTCCGGCACCCTCATCGTCCTCAGCATCTTCGCGCTCGTCACGCGCGGGCTCGAGACCGGGATCGACTTCCAGGGCGGCACCGAGTTCGTCATCGAGACGGGCGAGGCACTCCCGATTCCCGGCGTCCGCGACGCCCTCGCCTCGGCCTTCGGCGGCGTCCAGCCCGAGGTCAAGACCTACGACAACGACGAGACCCTCCTCATCCGCACGACGGCCGGCGGCGACAACATCGACGCCCTCCAGAGCAACGCGGTCAACGCGATGCAGGCGGCGTATCCCCAGGCTACGGTCAACGTCGTCAAGATCGACTCCGTCGGGCCGCGCTTCGCCGACGACCTCAAGCGCGGCGCGATCTGGGCGGTCCTTGCCTCGCTCGGCGTGATCTTCCTCTACATCATGCTCCGCTTCGAGTGGCGCTTCTCGGCCGGGGCCGTGGCGGCGCTCGCGCACGACGTGACGATCACCCTCGGCATCTTCGCGATGTTTCACCACCTGCTGCCGTTCTCGCTCCAAATCGACCAGGCCATCATCGCGGCGCTGCTGACGATCGTCGGCTACTCGCTCAACGACACGGTCGTCGTCTTCGACCGCATCCGCGAGTACACCAACCTGTTCAAGACTGAGGACTACGCGAAGGTCGTCGACCGCTCGATCAACTCGACGCTCTCGCGCCCGCTCGTCACCTCGGGCACGACGCTGATCGTGGTGCTGACGCTGTTCATCTTCGGCGGCGAGGTGCTGCGCGGGTTCGCCTTCGCGCTCATTGTCGGCGTCGTCATCGGGACCTACTCGTCGGTCTTCGTCGCCTCGCCGGTGCTCGTCGAGCTGAAGCAGCGCGCCCTCGCCGCGAAGGCGGCCTAA
- the secD gene encoding protein translocase subunit SecD, which translates to MQENGFKLFATLAFLSLSLWYLFPTLQSYFTENRIEAMEETERTDYLNANYTEIRDLRERALKLGLDLQGGMHVTLEVRMDALVRALATDTDPAFDQALTAAREASDAGDDDFVATFVEVFEEQDPNVRLSRYFRSTGADITRRSENGEVASYLQSEADEAVQRAVSIVRERVDRYGVSEPSIQRQGSRRIVVELPGVDDPQRVRDLLRGTARLEFRLMADPTELTASRNRIIGYFDALGAEDETSALDTTTLEAADLAEADAVETDDLAEADTGAADVDDLLGLDEAVDELDNALLRVLSPLGGESVIFGAVAERDTAEAGSLLRRAEVLALLPPGIRLVYDAKAEGQTEAGEDVFYLVGVRGGDPELTGEVITEAGPSFDPFTNEPEISLTMNAEGAQTWSRLTGANVGKPVAIVLDNVVYSRPTIIDKIPGGRTSITGVTRQDQEDVVTVLKSGSLPAPVDIVEERTVGPSLGAASIRAGTVSILVGLGLVAIFMIFYYRTAGMVANLALLLNILFIFGILAAFRATLTLPGIAGIVLTIGMAVDANVLIFERIREEMASGKTLKAAIDGGYAKALSAIADANITTFFVGVILYSFGVGPIQGFAVTLMAGILSSLFTAIVVTRIVFDYFVAERRSAVAFG; encoded by the coding sequence ATGCAAGAGAACGGTTTTAAGCTATTCGCCACGCTCGCCTTCCTGTCGCTGTCGCTGTGGTACCTCTTCCCGACGCTCCAGAGCTACTTCACGGAGAACCGGATTGAGGCCATGGAGGAGACCGAGCGCACGGACTACCTCAACGCGAACTACACCGAGATCCGCGACCTGCGCGAGCGGGCGCTCAAGCTCGGCCTCGACCTCCAGGGCGGGATGCACGTCACGCTCGAGGTGCGCATGGACGCCCTCGTGCGCGCCCTCGCCACCGACACCGACCCGGCCTTCGACCAGGCCCTCACCGCCGCCCGCGAGGCGTCCGACGCGGGCGACGACGACTTCGTCGCCACCTTCGTCGAGGTCTTCGAGGAGCAGGACCCCAACGTCCGCCTCTCGCGCTACTTCCGCTCGACCGGGGCCGACATCACGCGCCGCTCTGAGAACGGCGAGGTGGCGTCCTACCTCCAGTCCGAGGCCGACGAGGCCGTGCAGCGCGCCGTCTCGATCGTCCGTGAGCGCGTCGACCGCTACGGCGTCAGCGAGCCGTCGATCCAGCGCCAGGGCTCGCGCCGCATCGTCGTCGAGCTGCCCGGCGTGGACGACCCGCAGCGCGTCCGCGACCTCCTGCGCGGCACGGCCCGCCTGGAGTTCCGCCTGATGGCCGACCCGACCGAGCTAACCGCCTCGCGCAACCGGATCATCGGCTACTTCGACGCCCTCGGGGCCGAGGACGAGACCTCCGCGCTCGACACGACGACGCTCGAAGCAGCCGACCTCGCCGAAGCCGACGCGGTGGAGACCGACGACCTCGCCGAGGCCGATACCGGGGCTGCCGACGTGGACGACCTCCTCGGCTTGGACGAGGCGGTCGATGAACTCGACAACGCGCTCCTGCGGGTGCTCTCGCCGCTGGGCGGGGAGAGCGTCATCTTCGGTGCCGTCGCCGAGCGCGACACGGCCGAGGCCGGCTCCCTGCTCCGCCGCGCCGAGGTGCTGGCGCTCCTGCCGCCGGGCATCCGCCTCGTCTACGACGCCAAAGCCGAGGGCCAGACCGAAGCCGGCGAGGACGTGTTCTACCTCGTCGGCGTGCGCGGCGGCGACCCCGAACTGACCGGCGAAGTCATCACCGAGGCCGGGCCGAGCTTCGACCCGTTCACCAACGAGCCGGAGATCTCGCTCACGATGAACGCCGAGGGTGCCCAGACCTGGAGCCGCCTCACCGGCGCGAACGTCGGCAAGCCCGTCGCGATCGTGCTCGACAACGTCGTCTACTCGCGCCCGACGATCATCGACAAGATCCCCGGCGGGCGCACCTCGATCACCGGCGTGACGCGCCAGGACCAGGAGGACGTCGTGACCGTCCTCAAGTCCGGCTCGCTGCCCGCGCCGGTAGACATCGTCGAGGAGCGCACCGTCGGGCCGAGCCTCGGCGCGGCCTCGATCCGGGCGGGGACGGTCTCGATCCTCGTCGGGCTCGGGCTCGTGGCGATCTTCATGATCTTCTACTACCGCACCGCCGGCATGGTGGCCAACCTCGCCCTGCTGCTGAACATCCTGTTCATCTTCGGGATTCTGGCGGCCTTCCGGGCGACGCTCACGCTCCCCGGCATCGCCGGCATCGTGCTCACGATCGGCATGGCGGTCGACGCCAACGTGCTCATCTTCGAGCGCATCCGGGAGGAGATGGCGAGCGGGAAGACGCTCAAGGCTGCCATCGACGGGGGCTACGCGAAGGCGCTCTCGGCGATTGCCGACGCCAACATCACGACGTTCTTTGTCGGCGTGATCCTCTACTCGTTCGGCGTCGGCCCGATCCAGGGCTTCGCCGTCACGCTGATGGCGGGCATCCTGTCGTCGCTCTTCACCGCGATCGTCGTGACCCGCATCGTCTTCGACTACTTCGTCGCCGAGCGCCGCAGCGCGGTCGCCTTCGGCTGA
- the glpK gene encoding glycerol kinase GlpK, with translation MSHLLALDQGTTSSRALVFDASGRVVARAQQEFAQHFPRPGWVEHDAVDIWESQLATAQQALREAGLGAGDIAAIGITNQRETTVLWDRATGEPVHRAIVWQDRRTVDYCERLRAAHGDHLRRTTGLRADPYFSGTKLAWLLDHVDGARARAERGDLAFGTVDAWLAWKLTGGRTHATDVTNASRTLLFDIHRLSWDDTLLDALDIPRAVLPEIVPSSGFIGETEGALFGEPVKIGGVAGDQHAALFGQACLEPGTAKNTYGTGCFMLMNTGSEPVPSEHGLLTTVAWDLGDGPGGHNPVYALEGSVFVAGAAVQWLRDELGLVETAADSEALAASVPDADGVVVVPAFTGLGAPHWDPHARGAVFGLTRGTTRAHLVRATLESLAFQTRDVLAAMEADAGQALAALRVDGGAAANGFLMQFQADMLGVAVERPANVETTAWGAARLAGLAAGVYAPDAPWTAEARFEPQMPEAARAPLLRAWQRAVERARGWAG, from the coding sequence GTGTCCCACCTCCTCGCCCTGGACCAGGGCACGACCAGCTCCCGCGCTCTCGTCTTCGACGCCTCGGGCCGCGTCGTCGCCCGCGCCCAGCAGGAGTTTGCCCAGCACTTCCCCCGGCCGGGCTGGGTGGAGCACGACGCCGTCGACATCTGGGAGAGCCAACTCGCGACGGCGCAGCAGGCCCTCCGCGAAGCGGGCCTCGGGGCGGGCGACATCGCGGCCATCGGGATCACGAACCAGCGCGAGACGACCGTCCTGTGGGACCGGGCCACGGGCGAGCCGGTCCACCGCGCCATCGTGTGGCAGGACCGCCGGACGGTGGACTACTGCGAGCGCCTCCGCGCCGCCCACGGCGACCACCTCCGCCGCACGACCGGCCTCCGCGCCGACCCCTACTTCTCCGGCACCAAGCTCGCCTGGCTCCTCGACCACGTCGACGGGGCCCGCGCACGCGCCGAGCGCGGCGACCTCGCCTTCGGCACGGTCGACGCGTGGCTCGCCTGGAAGCTCACCGGCGGGCGCACCCACGCGACGGATGTCACGAACGCCTCACGCACGCTCCTCTTCGATATCCACCGGCTGAGTTGGGACGACACGCTTCTCGATGCGCTCGACATCCCTCGCGCTGTCTTGCCGGAAATCGTCCCGAGCAGCGGATTCATCGGCGAGACCGAGGGTGCCCTCTTCGGCGAGCCGGTCAAGATCGGCGGGGTCGCGGGGGACCAGCACGCGGCGCTCTTCGGCCAGGCGTGCCTGGAGCCGGGGACGGCGAAGAACACCTACGGCACCGGCTGCTTCATGCTGATGAACACGGGCTCCGAGCCGGTCCCCTCCGAGCACGGCCTGCTGACGACGGTTGCCTGGGACCTCGGCGACGGGCCAGGCGGCCACAATCCTGTCTACGCGCTCGAAGGGTCCGTCTTCGTCGCCGGGGCGGCCGTGCAGTGGCTCCGCGACGAGCTCGGCCTCGTCGAGACCGCCGCCGACTCGGAGGCGCTCGCGGCGAGCGTGCCGGACGCGGACGGGGTCGTGGTGGTCCCGGCGTTCACCGGGCTCGGGGCGCCGCACTGGGACCCGCACGCGCGCGGCGCCGTCTTCGGCCTCACGCGGGGGACGACGCGGGCGCACCTCGTCCGGGCTACGCTGGAGAGCCTCGCCTTCCAGACCCGCGACGTGCTCGCCGCGATGGAGGCCGACGCCGGGCAGGCGCTCGCTGCCCTCCGCGTCGACGGCGGCGCGGCGGCCAACGGCTTCCTCATGCAGTTCCAGGCCGACATGCTCGGCGTCGCGGTCGAGCGCCCGGCGAACGTCGAGACGACGGCGTGGGGCGCGGCCCGCCTCGCCGGCCTCGCCGCCGGGGTGTACGCGCCCGACGCGCCGTGGACGGCCGAGGCCCGGTTCGAGCCGCAGATGCCGGAGGCCGCGCGCGCGCCGCTCCTCCGCGCCTGGCAGCGTGCCGTCGAGCGGGCGCGCGGCTGGGCCGGGTGA